A stretch of the Aphis gossypii isolate Hap1 chromosome 2, ASM2018417v2, whole genome shotgun sequence genome encodes the following:
- the LOC114129550 gene encoding guanine nucleotide exchange factor MSS4 homolog has protein sequence MTEESTIDVKINFNHLITEEKNKHTVYCTKCPSKILPSTMGKYLSIEFNLPHMSQKKNCEAVECELLTDYWMVPDMYMFDNIGFSKTVESGIKYLICADCEIGPIGWYDDNTKQSYVALSRVKHAEDS, from the exons ATGACTGAAGAAAGTACGattgatgttaaaattaactttaaccATCTGATTACTGAAGAAAAGAACAAACACACTGTTTATTGCACTAAATGCCCGTCCAAGATTTTGCCGTCTACAATGGGAAAGTATTTGAGCATTGAG TTCAATCTTCCACACATGTCTCAAAAAAAGAATTGTGAGGCTGTTGAATGTGAACTGTTAACAGATTACTGGATGGTTCCAgatatgtatatgtttgataatattgGATTTTCGAAGACTGTTGAATCTGGcattaaatatcttatatgtGCTGACTGTGAAATTGGACCAATTGGATGGTACGACGACAACACTAAGCAATCTTATGTAGCCTTATCCAGAGTCAAACATGCTGAAGATTCatga